The Argonema galeatum A003/A1 genome contains a region encoding:
- a CDS encoding AAA family ATPase gives MKIKRLSINSFRGISDLTLEFETPEPTVLIGINGVGKSSILDCLTILLSWFTGRIQNPKGSGRFFSEESIKNGQKQTHNEITIIINDGQEITWSLTHARKGRSKDNSSNLAHLRAVVDDIHHQLDTTPHAELPLVVYYPTNRAVLDIPLRIRTKHSFEQIAAYDEALTGGQIDFRRFFEWFREREDLENELRLSQSNDYRDRQLEAVRQAISKMLDGFGNLRVQRSPLRMSVEKQGQELIVNQLSDGEKCLLAVVGDLARRLAIANPNPSFDPLQGSGVVLIDEIELHLHPKWQRGIIPDLEKTFPNCQFIVTTHSPQVISDVEWVYLVMETPEGIVVEKLRSLGKDSNRILETLMGTGKRPAEIEHSFQELFRLIDEGKLDEARLCRQQLANRMKEEDPEFVRADWLIRRQEIIKQ, from the coding sequence ATGAAAATCAAGCGCCTGAGCATAAATTCATTCCGAGGAATCAGCGACCTGACACTGGAGTTTGAGACACCTGAACCAACCGTACTCATCGGTATCAACGGAGTGGGAAAGTCGAGTATACTTGACTGTCTTACTATTCTGCTGTCTTGGTTTACAGGGCGAATTCAAAATCCTAAAGGTTCTGGGCGTTTTTTCAGCGAAGAGTCCATTAAAAATGGACAAAAACAAACACATAATGAGATTACGATTATAATCAACGACGGACAGGAAATTACATGGTCTTTAACCCATGCTAGGAAAGGAAGAAGTAAAGATAATAGCAGCAATCTGGCGCACTTAAGAGCAGTTGTTGACGACATACACCATCAGTTAGATACTACTCCTCACGCAGAATTACCTTTGGTAGTTTACTATCCAACCAATCGTGCTGTACTTGATATTCCCTTGAGGATTAGGACAAAGCATTCCTTTGAGCAGATAGCTGCTTATGACGAGGCACTCACAGGAGGACAAATTGACTTCAGACGTTTTTTTGAATGGTTTAGAGAACGGGAGGATCTGGAAAATGAATTACGGTTAAGTCAATCTAATGATTACCGCGATCGCCAGCTAGAAGCGGTAAGACAAGCAATTTCTAAAATGCTGGACGGATTCGGTAATTTACGAGTTCAGCGATCGCCTTTGCGAATGAGTGTAGAGAAACAAGGGCAAGAACTTATTGTAAATCAGCTATCCGATGGAGAGAAATGCTTGTTAGCAGTAGTAGGAGATTTGGCAAGACGTTTGGCGATCGCCAATCCCAATCCATCCTTCGATCCGCTTCAAGGTAGCGGCGTTGTTTTGATTGATGAAATTGAATTACATCTTCATCCCAAATGGCAGCGTGGAATTATTCCCGATCTGGAAAAAACTTTTCCTAACTGTCAGTTTATAGTGACAACTCATTCACCGCAAGTAATTAGCGATGTTGAGTGGGTGTATCTTGTGATGGAAACACCTGAAGGTATTGTTGTTGAAAAGTTAAGATCGTTAGGGAAAGATAGCAATCGGATTCTTGAAACGCTGATGGGGACTGGAAAACGCCCAGCAGAAATTGAGCATAGTTTTCAAGAATTATTTCGTCTTATTGATGAGGGAAAACTTGATGAGGCTAGGCTTTGTCGTCAACAGCTTGCGAACAGAATGAAAGAAGAAGATCCGGAATTTGTTAGAGCAGATTGGCTAATCCGACGGCAGGAAATAATCAAGCAATGA
- a CDS encoding COP23 domain-containing protein — translation MKSQKLLAQLLVSALAFSGVVGFVSQAQAQDDNQLDQTDELTTNFRCVREGRNYATIAERGDRATSPIVVWRTTEFGPEYTPQQRCRIVSDRLTRAVADNGGRLSNLYLTTGTVNRLPVVCYVNNGTSDCNSNNLLFTLDRRSAQNPDEVLANLLEFGTTGSGRPVYSLRPNNSTTTTTTRQRRTFSLERVVNEAFGSRNTGRPVTPRPGTGNNSGGMNGI, via the coding sequence ATGAAATCCCAGAAATTACTGGCTCAATTGTTAGTATCCGCCCTTGCTTTTTCTGGTGTTGTGGGGTTTGTATCCCAAGCGCAAGCCCAGGATGATAACCAACTCGATCAAACTGACGAATTAACAACAAATTTTCGTTGCGTTCGCGAAGGTCGGAACTATGCAACGATCGCCGAAAGAGGCGATCGAGCCACATCACCCATCGTAGTTTGGAGAACCACTGAGTTCGGCCCCGAATATACTCCTCAACAACGCTGCCGCATTGTTTCTGATAGATTGACCAGAGCAGTAGCCGACAATGGAGGTCGTCTGAGCAACTTATACCTCACAACCGGAACAGTCAATCGTCTACCTGTTGTTTGTTACGTTAATAATGGAACATCTGATTGTAATTCCAACAATTTGCTGTTCACTCTCGATCGTCGCAGTGCCCAAAATCCAGACGAAGTTCTAGCGAATTTGCTGGAGTTTGGTACAACAGGTTCCGGTCGTCCAGTCTACTCGCTTAGACCCAACAACAGTACAACTACAACTACAACGAGACAGCGACGAACTTTCAGTTTGGAAAGAGTTGTTAATGAAGCATTTGGATCGCGAAACACTGGTAGACCAGTTACTCCTCGACCTGGAACTGGAAATAACTCTGGGGGCATGAACGGTATCTAA
- a CDS encoding papain fold toxin domain-containing protein, which yields MLSSNDPVFQEVVRIASGFGIFDCIPCARVIKEFLVEQGVQGKHIKLDTGSQDPLYGRIYDDSVGELIATTGHHEGVVVEIEGEEIVVDNIHPEGIPRSVWMQNLYSPILEVGREFQVTEKMF from the coding sequence ATGCTGAGTAGTAACGATCCGGTCTTTCAAGAAGTTGTTAGGATCGCCAGTGGCTTTGGAATTTTTGATTGTATTCCCTGTGCTAGAGTTATCAAAGAATTTTTGGTAGAACAGGGAGTTCAGGGAAAGCATATCAAGCTGGATACGGGTTCACAAGATCCGCTCTACGGACGTATTTATGATGATAGTGTAGGAGAACTGATTGCCACGACTGGACACCATGAAGGAGTTGTAGTTGAAATTGAGGGAGAGGAAATTGTGGTTGACAACATTCACCCTGAAGGAATTCCTCGCTCGGTTTGGATGCAAAATCTCTATTCGCCTATTCTGGAAGTTGGTAGAGAATTTCAGGTAACAGAAAAGATGTTTTAG
- a CDS encoding retron system putative HNH endonuclease yields MKYIRKGNEPQEFTEWKAQQKFVGVNCNYGSLQNPEKRLVHQSLLHEQGYICCYCCMRVATDTSHIEHLNPQSKTDSDLSVEYTNMLASCGSSKHWPKHCGNNKKDNAIMVSPLQSNCEDLFSYSSNGKIEAANNLNQKHNDDVRKTIDILGLNDYDLTQARINALDALQGITNDEAQQLAQVCMQKNTQDEYEPFCTAVLYYLKRYFGVQP; encoded by the coding sequence ATGAAATATATTCGCAAAGGAAATGAACCTCAAGAATTTACCGAATGGAAAGCACAACAAAAATTTGTTGGTGTTAATTGCAATTATGGAAGCCTCCAAAATCCTGAAAAGCGATTAGTACATCAATCCTTGCTGCATGAACAAGGATACATCTGCTGTTACTGCTGTATGCGGGTTGCAACAGATACTAGCCATATCGAACATTTAAATCCTCAGAGTAAGACTGATTCAGATTTATCTGTCGAATATACTAATATGTTAGCTTCCTGCGGTAGTTCTAAACATTGGCCTAAACACTGTGGGAATAACAAAAAAGATAATGCCATTATGGTTTCGCCTTTACAGAGTAACTGTGAAGATTTGTTTAGTTACTCTAGTAATGGAAAAATAGAAGCCGCGAATAATCTAAATCAAAAACACAATGATGATGTTAGAAAAACCATTGACATTCTTGGACTTAATGACTATGACTTAACACAGGCGCGAATTAATGCACTTGACGCATTGCAAGGAATTACAAACGATGAAGCACAGCAGTTAGCTCAAGTTTGTATGCAAAAAAACACACAAGATGAATATGAGCCTTTCTGCACTGCGGTTTTGTATTACCTGAAACGGTATTTTGGCGTACAGCCTTGA
- a CDS encoding S1 family peptidase: MALSLIVSGINLAAIASLNGVLLLSTIAVSPNYDRSFTYTDKLPIQLAQNRRSNNISVAEIARQVTVRILANDEGGSGVIIGRQGQTYTVLTCDHVVSKKGNRYRILTPDGSTYSARLQPSAKFGDNDLALVQFTSDRTYEVVSMGYSDSLSVGDPVYASGFPNWYMINRDAIENTRDWGLRAFRVTKGDVGMIAERSLPRGYQLGYSNEIQDGMSGGPVLNSNGELVGINGRLKFPPQGIQAYRFADGSAPSQGLFQRMEELSWAIPIATFQQRFR, from the coding sequence GTGGCACTATCGTTAATCGTTTCGGGGATTAATTTGGCGGCGATCGCTTCATTAAATGGGGTATTACTGCTATCTACGATCGCAGTTTCCCCCAATTACGATCGCAGCTTTACTTACACAGACAAACTTCCTATTCAATTAGCTCAAAATCGCCGTTCAAATAATATTTCTGTGGCCGAAATAGCTAGGCAAGTGACCGTGCGAATTTTAGCGAATGATGAGGGTGGTTCTGGTGTGATTATCGGTCGTCAGGGGCAAACCTACACAGTTTTGACTTGCGATCATGTGGTGTCTAAAAAAGGCAATCGCTACAGGATTTTAACCCCTGATGGTAGCACATATTCCGCTCGGTTGCAGCCTTCTGCCAAGTTTGGAGATAATGACTTAGCGCTGGTGCAATTTACGAGCGATCGCACTTATGAAGTTGTTAGTATGGGATATTCTGATTCCCTATCAGTTGGCGATCCGGTATACGCTTCGGGATTTCCCAATTGGTACATGATTAACCGGGATGCAATAGAAAATACCCGCGATTGGGGTTTGAGAGCGTTTCGCGTTACTAAAGGGGATGTGGGGATGATTGCAGAGCGATCGCTCCCCAGAGGATACCAACTCGGCTATTCTAACGAGATTCAAGACGGCATGAGTGGCGGGCCAGTACTAAATAGTAACGGTGAGTTGGTGGGAATTAACGGCAGATTGAAATTTCCCCCGCAAGGGATTCAAGCTTACAGATTTGCCGATGGATCTGCACCATCCCAGGGACTTTTTCAGCGAATGGAAGAGTTAAGTTGGGCGATTCCGATCGCGACTTTTCAGCAAAGATTTAGGTAA
- a CDS encoding Dethiobiotin synthetase, with protein MDYKTARNFLIDRGTALLTQRNPDDFLVRLRSGKAPVPGQLTSILLALKISFDALKEETYLDRELIHALHLLCFESRYLYEVGLKSGVEWPPMLNEDIDRIAIAVRSIFAGTWQG; from the coding sequence ATGGATTATAAAACAGCGCGTAACTTTTTAATCGATCGGGGTACAGCTTTGCTAACCCAACGAAATCCCGATGACTTTCTGGTGCGTCTGCGATCGGGCAAAGCGCCAGTGCCGGGTCAGCTGACATCTATACTATTGGCGCTGAAAATTTCGTTCGACGCCCTCAAAGAGGAAACTTATCTCGATCGCGAGCTAATTCACGCACTGCATCTGTTGTGTTTTGAGAGTCGCTATCTGTACGAAGTGGGTCTTAAATCTGGGGTTGAGTGGCCCCCTATGTTGAATGAGGATATAGACCGGATCGCGATCGCAGTCCGAAGTATCTTCGCTGGCACCTGGCAAGGCTAG
- a CDS encoding zinc-binding dehydrogenase, which produces GQRGRGAEGQRGRGAEGQRGRGAEEIQNSKLSESPIQNPVEVFLFGGNDQRLEIGKKLGASETFNYHQFSDIPAEVKKVTEGWGADVVIEATGVPAVWESAIASARPGGTVNLFGGCPRDTTITVNTEQLHYSELTLKGVFHNTPTYVREALSLLASRAIPFELLISEYRSLQDLEQVFHDMRDRKVIKVAIEPQKG; this is translated from the coding sequence GGGGCAGAGGGGCAGAGGGGCAGAGGGGCAGAGGGGCAGAGGGGCAGAGGGGCAGAGGGGCAGAGGGGCAGAGGAGATTCAAAACTCAAAACTTTCCGAGTCCCCAATCCAAAATCCAGTTGAGGTATTCCTATTTGGTGGGAACGACCAAAGGTTGGAAATTGGGAAAAAATTGGGTGCATCTGAGACTTTCAATTATCATCAATTTAGCGACATCCCAGCAGAGGTAAAAAAAGTAACAGAGGGATGGGGTGCGGATGTGGTAATTGAAGCAACGGGTGTGCCAGCGGTGTGGGAAAGTGCGATCGCTTCTGCCCGTCCTGGTGGAACGGTTAACTTATTTGGTGGTTGTCCGCGAGATACTACAATTACAGTAAATACAGAACAACTTCACTACAGCGAACTGACTCTCAAAGGAGTGTTTCACAATACACCAACATACGTAAGAGAGGCGCTATCGCTGTTGGCAAGTCGCGCCATCCCGTTTGAATTACTGATTAGCGAATATCGATCGCTGCAAGATTTAGAACAAGTGTTTCACGATATGCGCGATCGCAAAGTAATTAAAGTAGCCATAGAACCACAAAAAGGATGA
- a CDS encoding phytoene desaturase family protein — protein sequence MQDMDVIVIGSGIGGLTAAGLLARYGKQVVVCESHAIAGGAAHSFSRRGFHFDSGPSFYCGLNHPQSLNPLRQVLEVLGESVETVSYDPLGHYHFPEGTFPVYSNAERYRNAVGEITPQGAIELERFEKPLLQLYDALKGIPTIALRADWQIIPVLLTRYLPSLLKLLPQIGIVQGSVGEVMDKEVKDAWVRRLIDLECFLLSGLKAEGTIAPEVAFMLGERSNIGVDYPVGGSGAIVDALVRGLSRWDGKLKLNAHVEQILLESGKVVGVRLRNGEMIKAAIVISNATIWDTYTKLLKPEDLPSSYRQQSLDIPAVDSFMHLHLGIRAEGLENITGHHVVVHDANRDITEPGNTCMISIPSVWDVNLAPTGHHVVHCYTLEPYDNWQRDDSYEEKKKARSQSLFLALEKIIPDLRDRIVVELIGTPLTHAYYLRRDRGTYGPAIAAGKGTFPGPHTPIPGLYRVGDSTMPGIGVPAVAASGILCANTLVRDRETAKLLDLYRSRL from the coding sequence CTGCAAGATATGGATGTCATCGTTATCGGTAGCGGTATCGGCGGTTTAACAGCTGCGGGACTACTCGCACGTTACGGCAAGCAAGTGGTTGTCTGCGAAAGTCACGCCATTGCGGGCGGTGCGGCGCACAGCTTCTCGCGACGCGGCTTTCACTTTGATTCTGGCCCCTCATTTTATTGTGGCTTAAATCACCCGCAAAGCCTCAATCCTTTGCGGCAAGTGCTTGAGGTTTTGGGCGAATCTGTCGAAACCGTAAGTTACGATCCGCTGGGACATTATCATTTTCCAGAAGGAACTTTTCCGGTTTATAGCAACGCGGAACGTTATCGAAACGCGGTTGGTGAAATTACGCCGCAAGGTGCGATCGAACTCGAACGCTTTGAAAAACCTTTGCTGCAATTGTACGACGCATTAAAAGGAATTCCCACTATAGCTTTACGCGCAGATTGGCAGATAATTCCTGTCTTGCTGACAAGATATCTGCCATCCCTATTAAAATTATTACCTCAAATAGGGATAGTACAAGGTTCTGTGGGTGAGGTGATGGATAAAGAGGTGAAAGATGCTTGGGTGCGACGTTTAATCGATTTAGAATGTTTTCTGTTATCCGGTTTGAAAGCAGAGGGAACTATTGCGCCGGAAGTAGCTTTTATGTTGGGGGAACGCAGCAATATCGGCGTCGATTATCCGGTGGGAGGAAGTGGCGCAATTGTTGATGCTTTGGTACGCGGTTTGTCACGCTGGGATGGTAAGTTGAAATTAAATGCTCATGTGGAACAAATATTATTGGAATCTGGCAAAGTTGTCGGGGTTCGGTTGCGGAATGGGGAAATGATTAAAGCAGCGATCGTTATTTCCAATGCAACTATCTGGGATACCTACACTAAACTGCTGAAACCAGAAGATTTGCCAAGTTCATATCGCCAGCAGTCTCTCGATATTCCTGCTGTTGATAGCTTTATGCACTTGCATTTGGGTATTCGCGCTGAAGGTTTGGAAAATATTACCGGACATCATGTAGTTGTTCACGATGCTAATCGTGATATTACCGAACCTGGAAATACTTGCATGATTTCGATTCCTTCTGTGTGGGATGTCAATCTTGCACCAACCGGACATCATGTGGTTCATTGTTATACTTTGGAACCTTACGATAATTGGCAGCGGGATGATAGTTATGAAGAGAAGAAAAAAGCGCGATCGCAATCTCTATTTCTTGCCCTAGAAAAAATAATACCAGATTTGCGCGATCGCATCGTCGTCGAACTCATCGGTACGCCCCTGACTCACGCCTACTACCTGCGCCGCGATCGGGGAACTTATGGCCCTGCGATCGCAGCCGGAAAAGGCACATTTCCAGGCCCACACACCCCCATCCCCGGATTGTACCGCGTTGGCGACAGCACCATGCCTGGAATTGGTGTTCCCGCCGTTGCCGCCTCTGGCATTCTCTGTGCTAATACTTTAGTTAGAGATCGGGAGACTGCCAAATTGTTAGACTTATATCGATCGCGGTTATAA
- a CDS encoding cobaltochelatase subunit CobN — MKRIVLIAGFESFNADLYRKAADLAVTRCPKLDIRVFSDIALRTEPEAVEAALQGADVFFGSLLFDYDQVLWLRERIQHIPIRLVFESALELMSLTQIGAFKIGDKPKGMPKPVKFILDKFSNGREEDKLAGYISFLKVGPKLLKYVPVQKVQDLRNWLIIYGYWNAGGTDNVTSMFWTLAEKYLGLKLGEIPPPIETPNMGLLHPDYQGYFESPRQYLEWYRQRSRGAEEQRGRGAEETENLPITNPVVGILLYRKHVITKQPYIFQLIRHFEKAGLIPLPIFINGVEGHVAVRDWMTTAYETTQRKQGNIETLSLSSEAVEVDAIVSTIGFPLVGGPAGSMEAGRQVEVAKRILTAKNVPYIVSAPLLIQDIHSWTRQGVGGLQSVVLYALPELDGAIDPIPLGGLVGEDIYLIPDRVKRLTGRLNKWISLRRTPPCDRKIAIILYGFPPGYGATGTAALLNVPKSLIKFLQALKAEGYTVGDLPEDGEELINWVKVADENPTPTLPVHGEGARGDTTREAPLWTGGFGGVNSAAPLWTGGFGGVSTVNVRTLEKWLGYLLTNRIEKQWKSLTGTGIKTYGDEFQIGGIQLGNIWIGVQPPLGISGDPMRLMFERDLTPHPQYAAFYKWLQNEFQADAIVHFGMHGTVEWLPGSPLGNTGYSWSDILLGDMPHLYIYAANNPSESMLAKRRGYGVLISHNVPPYGRAGLYKELVYLRDLISEYREDPQKNYVLKEAICKKIVDTGLDADCPFEDAQKLGIAFSPENARLFSADAFNRYLVKLYEYLQVLENRLFSSGLHILGEPPNPEEMASYLNAYFGENPETGFLEATNESAAEIRDLLMQTTDELTNLLRGLNGEYIPPAPGGDLLRDGAGVLPTGRNIHALDPYRMPSPAAYERGREIANKIIAQHLKENGQYPETVAVMLWGLDAIKTKGESLGILLELVGAEPVKEGTGRIVRYELKPLAEIGHPRIDVLANLSGIFRDSFVNIIELLDDLFQRAADADEPEDRNFIRKHALALKAKGVDNASARLFSNPAGDFGSLVNDQVVASNWESGDELANTWQGRNVFSYGRKDKGEARTEILNQLLQTTERVVQQIDSVEYGLTDIQEYYANTGGLKKAAEKQRGKKVNASFVESFSKDTTPRNLEDLLRMEYRTKLLNPKWADAMANQGSGGAYEISQRMTALIGWGGTADFTDDWVYEQAADTYALDEEMANKLRDANPEAFRNIVGRMLEANGRGFWQPDKEKLQKLRELYDRTDEELEGVTV, encoded by the coding sequence ATGAAACGCATCGTCTTGATTGCTGGGTTTGAATCCTTCAACGCCGACTTGTACCGCAAAGCCGCTGATTTGGCTGTGACACGCTGTCCAAAGTTGGATATCCGGGTGTTTAGCGATATTGCACTACGCACCGAACCCGAAGCCGTAGAAGCCGCACTGCAAGGCGCAGATGTCTTCTTCGGCAGTCTGCTATTCGACTACGACCAAGTTCTGTGGTTGCGCGAAAGAATTCAACACATCCCCATTCGCCTGGTATTCGAGTCAGCCTTAGAATTGATGAGTCTCACCCAAATTGGTGCATTTAAAATTGGCGATAAACCCAAAGGAATGCCCAAACCAGTTAAATTTATACTCGACAAATTCAGCAACGGACGAGAAGAAGACAAACTCGCAGGTTACATCAGTTTTTTGAAAGTAGGGCCAAAGTTATTAAAATACGTGCCAGTGCAAAAGGTGCAAGACTTACGCAACTGGCTGATAATCTACGGTTACTGGAATGCTGGCGGCACAGATAATGTTACCTCAATGTTTTGGACTCTGGCAGAGAAATATTTAGGTTTAAAACTAGGAGAAATTCCGCCACCAATCGAAACCCCAAACATGGGATTACTGCATCCCGACTATCAAGGCTATTTTGAATCACCCCGTCAGTATTTAGAATGGTATCGCCAGAGAAGCAGAGGAGCAGAGGAGCAGAGGGGCAGAGGGGCAGAGGAAACAGAAAATTTACCAATCACGAATCCCGTTGTCGGCATCCTACTTTATCGCAAGCACGTCATCACAAAACAACCTTACATTTTTCAACTAATTCGTCACTTTGAAAAAGCAGGATTAATCCCCTTACCCATCTTTATTAATGGCGTTGAAGGTCACGTTGCCGTCCGAGATTGGATGACAACTGCCTACGAAACAACTCAAAGAAAACAAGGTAATATTGAGACACTCTCATTATCCAGCGAAGCAGTTGAAGTCGATGCCATTGTTTCAACGATCGGATTTCCCCTAGTTGGTGGCCCAGCAGGTTCGATGGAAGCAGGGCGGCAAGTAGAAGTTGCTAAACGTATTCTTACTGCCAAAAATGTACCTTACATTGTATCCGCACCGCTGTTAATTCAAGACATACATTCTTGGACTCGCCAAGGTGTTGGTGGGTTGCAAAGTGTCGTTTTATACGCGCTGCCCGAATTAGATGGTGCGATCGATCCTATTCCCCTTGGCGGTTTAGTGGGGGAAGACATCTATCTAATTCCCGATCGAGTAAAACGCCTGACTGGTAGGCTGAACAAATGGATATCACTGCGACGGACCCCACCATGCGATCGCAAAATCGCCATCATTCTCTACGGATTTCCACCCGGATATGGTGCCACTGGTACAGCAGCTTTATTGAACGTACCTAAAAGTTTAATCAAATTCCTCCAAGCATTAAAAGCCGAAGGTTATACAGTCGGAGATTTACCCGAAGATGGCGAAGAATTAATTAACTGGGTGAAAGTAGCGGATGAGAACCCCACCCCAACCCTCCCCGTCCACGGGGAGGGAGCAAGAGGCGATACAACAAGAGAAGCCCCCCTGTGGACGGGGGGGTTTGGGGGGGTAAACTCGGCAGCCCCCCTGTGGACGGGGGGGTTTGGGGGGGTTTCCACCGTCAATGTCCGCACCCTAGAAAAATGGCTGGGCTATCTACTAACAAATCGCATTGAAAAACAATGGAAATCTCTCACTGGCACAGGCATCAAAACATATGGTGATGAATTCCAAATTGGCGGTATTCAACTAGGCAACATTTGGATCGGCGTGCAACCACCTTTAGGAATATCAGGCGATCCCATGCGCCTAATGTTTGAACGCGATTTAACGCCTCATCCCCAATATGCCGCTTTCTACAAATGGCTGCAAAACGAATTTCAAGCTGATGCCATTGTTCACTTCGGAATGCACGGCACCGTTGAATGGTTGCCCGGTTCGCCATTGGGAAATACCGGCTATTCCTGGTCAGATATTCTCCTGGGAGATATGCCACATCTATATATATATGCGGCAAATAATCCCTCTGAATCGATGTTGGCAAAACGTCGTGGTTACGGCGTTCTCATTTCCCACAACGTACCGCCCTATGGACGTGCTGGGTTGTACAAAGAATTGGTATACCTACGCGATTTAATCTCCGAATATCGGGAAGACCCGCAGAAAAATTACGTCCTCAAAGAAGCCATCTGCAAAAAGATTGTAGACACTGGTTTAGATGCAGATTGTCCATTTGAAGATGCTCAAAAATTGGGAATTGCCTTTAGTCCTGAGAATGCCCGGTTATTTAGTGCTGATGCCTTTAATCGGTATTTGGTCAAATTGTACGAATATCTGCAAGTTCTGGAAAATCGCCTATTTTCATCTGGTTTGCACATATTGGGCGAACCACCCAATCCAGAGGAAATGGCATCTTATTTGAATGCTTATTTTGGAGAAAACCCAGAAACCGGGTTTCTAGAGGCTACAAACGAATCTGCTGCCGAAATTCGCGATTTATTGATGCAAACCACTGATGAATTAACCAACTTATTGCGGGGATTAAATGGCGAATATATACCCCCTGCACCAGGTGGCGATTTGTTGCGCGATGGTGCTGGTGTTTTACCCACAGGTCGAAATATTCATGCTTTAGATCCCTATCGGATGCCTTCACCTGCTGCTTACGAAAGAGGACGAGAAATTGCCAATAAAATTATCGCCCAACACCTCAAGGAAAATGGGCAATATCCCGAAACTGTGGCGGTGATGTTGTGGGGTTTAGATGCGATTAAAACTAAAGGTGAATCTCTCGGTATTCTCTTAGAATTAGTAGGCGCTGAACCAGTAAAAGAAGGTACAGGGCGCATTGTCCGCTACGAATTGAAACCACTAGCAGAAATAGGACACCCACGCATCGATGTACTGGCAAATCTTTCTGGTATTTTCCGCGATAGCTTTGTCAATATTATCGAATTACTGGATGATTTGTTCCAACGTGCCGCTGATGCTGATGAACCGGAAGATCGAAACTTTATCCGCAAACACGCTTTGGCGCTGAAAGCAAAGGGTGTGGATAATGCAAGTGCTAGGTTATTTTCTAACCCTGCTGGTGATTTTGGTTCGCTGGTTAATGACCAAGTTGTTGCTTCTAATTGGGAATCTGGTGATGAATTAGCGAATACTTGGCAAGGACGAAATGTGTTTAGTTACGGCAGAAAAGATAAGGGGGAAGCGCGAACAGAAATCCTCAATCAATTGTTGCAAACTACTGAAAGAGTTGTGCAACAAATCGATTCGGTTGAATATGGTTTGACTGACATTCAGGAATATTACGCAAATACTGGTGGTTTGAAAAAGGCAGCAGAGAAACAACGGGGTAAAAAAGTTAATGCCAGTTTTGTAGAAAGTTTCTCTAAAGATACAACGCCTCGCAATTTAGAAGATTTGCTGCGAATGGAGTATCGCACTAAGTTGCTAAATCCAAAATGGGCTGATGCAATGGCGAATCAAGGTTCCGGCGGTGCTTATGAAATTTCGCAGCGAATGACGGCGTTAATTGGTTGGGGTGGTACTGCTGATTTTACGGATGATTGGGTTTACGAACAAGCTGCTGATACTTACGCTTTAGATGAGGAAATGGCGAATAAATTGCGCGATGCAAATCCAGAAGCTTTTCGCAATATTGTGGGGAGGATGTTAGAGGCGAATGGGCGTGGTTTTTGGCAACCGGATAAGGAGAAGTTGCAGAAGTTGCGGGAGTTGTATGATAGAACTGATGAAGAACTTGAAGGCGTGACGGTTTGA